Proteins encoded within one genomic window of Camelina sativa cultivar DH55 chromosome 19, Cs, whole genome shotgun sequence:
- the LOC104766753 gene encoding LOW QUALITY PROTEIN: tetraspanin-19 (The sequence of the model RefSeq protein was modified relative to this genomic sequence to represent the inferred CDS: deleted 1 base in 1 codon) — protein MVRIVRSCIQSMLKLVNSLIGMVGIAMILYAVWLIRQWQEQMGDLPFADSDHPLPWFIYSFLGLGAILCLVTCAGHIAAETVNGCCLYMYMGFIVLLVMVEGGVVADIFLNRDWKQDFPEDPTGAFHHFSEFIESNFKICKWIGLAIVCVQGLSVLLAMLLKALGPHPHRHYDSDDEYNVSTVALLQDARQPPPYVVGEPMYGPKPGAWTVRLMKGQTGEKKSANESSLFPCVHLLCLLVSFTFSFSVISCKSWIHRYILEILFQHYKKYVMNVNLSTRF, from the exons atggtgAGAATCGTGAGAAGTTGTATACAGTCCATGTTGAAGCTCGTGAATTCCCTAATTGGGATGGTTGGGATCGCCATGATTCTCTACGCTGTTTGGCTTATTAGACAATGGCAAGAACAAATGGGAGACCTTCCCTTTGCTGATTCTGATCACCCTCTTCCTTG GTTCATTTATTCGTTTCTCGGTCTCGGGGCCATTCTCTGTCTTGTCACTTGTGCCGGGCACATAGCTGCTGAAACCGTGAATGGATGTTGCCTTTACATG TATATGGGATTCATTGTCTTGCTAGTTATGGTTGAGGGCGGTGTGGTTGCCGATATCTTTCTAAACCGTGACTGGAAAcag GACTTTCCTGAGGATCCAACTGGTGCTTTCCACCATTTCTCTGAATTCATTGAGTCGAACTTCAAGATCTGCAAGTGGATAGGTCTCGCTATCGTGTGTGTCCAG GGTCTATCAGTTTTATTGGCAATGTTGCTCAAAGCTCTTGGACCTCACCCTCACCGTCATTATGACAGTGACGACGAGTACAATGTAAGCACAGTTGCACTCCTCCAGGACGCTCGACAGCCGCCTCCATACGTTGTTGGAGAACCCATGTATGGACCCAAACCGGGAGCTTGGACCGTTAGG TTAATGAAAGGGCAAACCGGTGAGAAGAAAAGCGCAAACGAGTCTTCTCTCTTTCCATGTGTGCATTTACTTTgccttcttgtttctttcactttctctttcAGTGTTATCTCTTGTAAATCCTGGATTCACAGATACATATTGGAGATATTGTTCCAACATTATAAAAAGTATGTGATGAATGTAAATCTCTCTACACGCTTTTAG
- the LOC104768032 gene encoding probable transcription factor At1g61730 translates to MTTKHLKRLRPWEPSSSDSSSCEKEDELTMDVKLQSSPASDVAAATPKASSEKKKTVPAKKAKKKEVCVSGEAKKRASEETSTEDVNAAKRAKKDVKKPNNQRLWTEEDEIRVLQGILAFKSLTGKTTTEDKSGFYEFIKDSISVKVSLSQCIEKIKTVKRKFMNKWKKDKKPASTEAHNLKSFELSKMIWGVDDAEESRKNEGIKKLEDEDVVFLEQRQDWFKNSFLFRQVASLGVNEDSLKRRWSSVDTEKKKRVEDAWRVLQTKELGLVSQKSELLHEVVALIAEGI, encoded by the coding sequence ATGACGACTAAGCATCTCAAACGACTCAGACCATGGGAACCTTCAAGTTCCGACTCGTCTTCTtgtgagaaagaagatgaactCACCATGGACGTGAAGCTACAATCTTCTCCCGCTTCTGATGTTGCTGCAGCCACCCCGAAGGCTTCgtctgagaagaagaaaactgttCCAGCTAAGAAGGCCAAGAAGAAGGAAGTTTGTGTTTCCGGCGAGGCTAAGAAGAGGGCAAGTGAAGAGACTTCAACCGAAGATGTGAATGCCGCAAAACGAGCCAAAAAAGATGTGAAGAAGCCAAATAATCAACGGCTTTGGACGGAAGAAGATGAGATCCGTGTGTTGCAAGGAATCCTTGCTTTCAAATCTCTAACAGGGAAGACAACGACTGAAGACAAGAGTGGATTCTATGAATTCATCAAGGATTCTATCAGCGTTAAGGTTAGTTTGTCTCAGTGCATAGAGAAAATTAAGACAGTGAAGAGGAAGTTTATGAATAAATGGAAGAAGGATAAAAAACCTGCTTCTACGGAAGCTCATAATCTGAAATCTTTTGAATTGTCGAAAATGATCTGGGGTGTGGATGATGCTGAGGAGTCAAGGAAGAATGAGGGGATTAAGAAACTAGAAGATGAAGATGTGGTGTTTCTTGAACAAAGACAAGATTGGTTCAAAAACTCGTTTTTGTTTCGACAAGTTGCAAGTCTTGGCGTGAATGAAGATTCTCTGAAAAGAAGATGGAGTTCGGTGgacacagagaagaagaagagggttgAAGATGCATGGAGAGTCTTGCAAACCAAGGAACTTGGACTTGTGTCGCAAAAGTCAGAGCTTTTGCATGAAGTGGTTGCTCTGATCGCTGAAGGAATCTAG
- the LOC104766752 gene encoding expansin-B1 isoform X1 encodes MQLLPVILPTVLYVFLHLLRGGSGSVPPLAHSSQHVPASHWLPATATWYGSPEGDGSSGGACGYGSLVDVKPFKARVGAVSPILFNSGEGCGACYKVRCLDKTICSKRAVTIIVTDQSPSGPSAKAKHTHFDLSGAAFGHMAIPGHNGVIRNRGLLNILYRRTACKYRGKNIAFHVNAGSTDYWLSLLIEYEDGEGDIGSMHIRQAGSKEWIAMKHIWGANWCIVAGPLEGPFSVKLTTLSNNKTLSATDVIPSNWVPKATYTSRLNFSPVL; translated from the exons ATGCAGCTCCTTCCGGTCATCTTACCGACAGTACTATACGTCTTCCTCCACCTTTTAAGAGGCGGCTCTGGCTCTGTTCCGCCATTGGCTCATTCCAGTCAACACGTGCCAGCCTCTCATTGGCTTCCCGCTACCGCCACCTGGTACGGAAGTCCCGAGGGCGACGGCAGCAGCG GAGGAGCTTGTGGTTACGGGTCGCTAGTGGACGTGAAGCCCTTCAAGGCTAGAGTTGGAGCGGTGAGTCCGATTCTGTTCAATAGCGGCGAAGGCTGTGGTGCATGCTACAAGGTCAGGTGTCTCGACAAGACCATTTGCTCTAAGAGAGCGGTCACCATTATTGTTACCGACCAGTCACCGTCAGGACCATCTGCTAAAGCAAAACACACCCACTTCGACCTCAGTGGTGCAGCCTTTGGCCATATGGCTATTCCCGGCCATAACGGCGTCATCCGCAACCGTGGTCTATTAAACATCCTCTACCGCCG aacggCATGCAAATACAGAGGGAAGAACATAGCATTCCATGTGAACGCAGGATCAACTGATTATTGGCTATCTCTTCTAATTGAGTATGAAGATGGTGAAGGAGACATTGGCTCTATGCACATTCGtcaa GCCGGGTCTAAGGAGTGGATAGCGATGAAGCACATATGGGGAGCAAACTGGTGCATCGTGGCAGGACCACTCGAGGGACCATTCTCCGTCAAGCTCACCACTTTGTCCAACAACAAGACACTCTCCGCCACCGACGTCATCCCCAGTAACTGGGTTCCCAAAGCTACTTACACCTCCCGGCTCAACTTCTCCCCTGTTCTCTAA